CCCGTCGCGCAGAGGACGGTGACCGCCAGCGCGCCCCACCGCAGGGCCCGTCCATGCCGCGCGACCGCCAGCCTCGCGGCCACCGGGATGCGCTGCTCCACGGCGAAGCGCCACCGGCGGTAGCTCGGGAACGCATGCGGCCGGTCCTTACCCCGCGCGGCCCCCATCAGCGCCTCCGTCTCGCGCTGGGACCGGTCCAGCGATTCGCCGAACAGCTCGCGCATCGTCTGCACCAGGTCGAAGGCGGGCAGGGTGCTCCGCACGCGCTCCAGCGCCTGCCGCAGCACCTTCGCGCTGGGCGCCCGGGCGGACGGCTCCGGCGCGGTGGCCCACTGCACCAGCCGCTCCAGCTCCGGCGTCACCTGGGGATTGAAGAGGGACGGCTTCAGCACCGGCGGCCCCTCCGTGCCGGTGGAGACCTCCGAGGCCCGGTGCAGCGTGAGCAGCTCGTAGAGGACCAGCCCCATGCCGTGGACGTCCCACGCGGGCTCCGGGCGTCCGCCGGCGGCCTGCTCCGGCGCCATGTACGCGCGCTTGCCCACCACCAGCAGGTCATTCCCGCTGGCGATGCTGGCGGACGCCACCCCCATGTCCACCAGCTTCACCTCGCCGTGCAGCCCGACGAGGAGGTTGCCCGGGCTCACGTCCCGGTGCACCAGGTGAAGCGGACGTCCATCCAGGTCGCGCTGCCCGTGCAGGTACTCCAGCGCCTTGCCCAGCTCCAGGGCCAGCGTCACCGCGAGCGCCACCGGCGGAGGCCGGCCCCGTCGCCGCAGCTCCTGCACCAGGTCCGCGCCGTTGCGGCCGTGCACGTACTCCATGGCCATGAAGGGCCGGCCCGCGGCGCTGCCCACGTCGAACACCTGGATGACGTTGGGGTGCTGGAGCGTGGCGCTCAGCCGCGCCTCGGTGAGGAACAGCTCCGACAGGCGCGGGTGCCGCGCGTACTCCTGGAACACCAGCTTGAGCGCCACCAGCTTGTCCACGCCCTCCGCCATCGTGTGCCGCGCGAGGAGGACCTCCGCCATGCCGCCCGCGCCCAGCCGCTGCAGCAGCTGGTACGGCCCGAACGCGTCGAACGGTCGCAGCCCGCCCTGCCACGCCTCCGGGTCTCGCGCGTGCAGCAGCTCCACGTGCGAATAGTCATTCAGCGCGGACGTGCCGCTGACCGTGGAGCGGGGCCGGATGCCCACTGGCGTCGGCTCCTCGCGCCAGGCGTGCTCGCTCCCCCCGGCGGCGCCGCCGGGCGCGCTCGCGGCGGTCGTCCCCTCCGTCGAGGGCGCGGGCGGCTCGCGCGGGCTCAGGGGGAGCGGAAGGCTGCCCGCGTCCAGCGCGACGAACTTGACGAAGTAGCCGCGCGCCCAGCCGGACACGCCGTGCTCCATCACCCGCACGCGGCCGGAGACGGCGGGCCCGTCCCCCAGGAAGGCCACCTGCAGCGGGAACTCCGTCCCGATGGGCTGCGGCGTGTCCTCCGGAACGAACAGGCCGTGCTCCGTCATGCTCTTCCACAGCCGCGCGCGGGACTCCGGCGCGTCCGCGAACGGCAACCGGAACAGCCGGCCCTTCCTCTTTGGCAGCTTCACGCCGGTCCTCCCCCCACGAATATGGCGGTGCGCTTCACGTCCGCGGCCCGCTTCGCTTCACGGCGAAGCGGTCAACGTCACCTGGATGGGCTCGGGCCGGTCGCCCACCATCACCTCCGCCCGCCACGTGGCGTGGCCCTCCAGGCGGACGCTCACCTGGTGGACGCCGGGGGCCAGCGGAAGCAGCGCCCCCAGCTGGCGCGCGAGCCCCATCGCGCGGCCGTCCACGAAGACGCGGGCGCCATCCGGCATCACGTCCAGGCGCAGCCCCGTCGCCGCCGCCCCCTCCACCCGCGCCGCGCGCCCCACCGGCATCGCCGGGCGCACGGCCTCCACCCGCAGGAGCGCCAGGGCATCGCCGTCCCGCGCGACCGGGTGGCGCGCACAGGCGCAGGTGCCAGCCATCAGGGCGGCGATGAGCAGACGTCTCGCATTCGGAGGCATGACAGGGATTGGAGCGCGAGCGCGGGGGCCCCCGTCAAGGCACCGGCCCCCGCGTCGCAATGGCTGTTCCCACCCGTACAACCCGGCGAAAACAGCGCTCCCGGAGGTGCTTTCCAGACCCACCCGCGCAGGTCGTTCTTCCGAGTGAAAAGTGGGTGTTCCCGGGTGGACGGATGGCCCGCGTCCGCGGCTCCTGGCGCCCGTGGGCGTGAGGGACGGCGCGTGCGTGCCGGGTGACCTGGGAGGTGACTGGGTTTGAGAGGAATTGGACCCGGGGCGGGTCCGCGCGGATCCACGCATGTCAGACGCCACCCGTAACCTGCGACACGTTCCAGCCTGAATCCCACCCATGACGACCCGACATCCCATGCCCGCCACCGCGCCCCGGACACCGGCCCCGTCCCTGCCTCCCAGACCCTTCACCTCCGCGCGGGATGGACTCGTGCGCAGACAGCCCCAGCGCTTCACGGACATCCGGCCGCTGCGGCTGGAGGACTTCGTGTCCGGGACGCCGCGCCAGCGGGAGTCCTTCGCGCGGCGGCTGATCACCCACCTGTCGGAGCGCGGCTTCTTCTACCTGGAGCGTCCCGCCGCCTTCCTGGAGCGGCACACCCTGGCGGGGCTGTTCGAGCGCTACGAGGCGACCTTCCAGCACGCCCTGCTGGCGCACCCGTACCTGCACGCGCTGCTGCCCGCGGCCACGGTGTTCCAGACGGGCTACAACGCCACCTGGTACCCGGAGTCGGCGGTGGTGCGGCAACCCATCGAGGCGTTCATGGCCAAGCCCGCGACGTGGACGGGCTTCCGCCGCCGCGTGGTGCCGGAGCCGGTGCGGGAGCTGCTGGAGGCGTCGGAGGACGCGTACGACGCCTGCCACGCCGTGGGCATCGCGCTGCTGGAGGCGCTGGAGCTGGGCTATGGCCTGCGCCCCGGGGGGCTCACGCGGCTGTTCCGCCGCCGCACGGAAGGGGCGGTGCGGTTCGTGAAGTACCACGCGCCCAGCACGGCGCGGCGCAGGCGGGAGGTGGTGGCGCACGCGTCGGAGCCGCACTCGGACAAGAGCTTCTTCACCTTCAACCTGGGGGAGTCGCGGCCGGGGCTGGTGTGGCTGGACGGGAACACGCCGCGCCTCATGCCCAATGACGAAGGGCACTGGCTCATCACCTCCGGCCGCTTCTCCGAAGGGCTGACGCGCGAGCTGGACGCGCCGGTGCGGGCGTTCCGGCACACGGTGCACAACGACGGCGAGCGCGTGGTCATCCTGGGCTTCGTGACGCCCGAGGGCGACCTGCACGACCTGCCGCTGGACGCGTGGCCCGCGCCGCGGCTCGCCGCGGGAGGCGCCCGTGGCTGAGCGCGCGCGCAGCCGAGGGAACGAGGGGCCGGAGCACGTCTTCTTCTCCCCGCATCCGGACGACGTGGCGCTGGGGGCGTACGCGAGCCTGCTGGGCGTGCCCCGGGGCATCGTGCCCACGCTCGTCACGGTCTTCTCGCAGAGCTGCTGGGAGTTCGTGCTGCCGGTGGACCCGTCGCGGGCCATGGCCGTGACGTCGCTGCGGATGGGCGAGGACCGACGCTTCGCCCGGGCGCACGGCGCGGACCTGGTGCACCTGGGCTTCCGCGACACCAGCCTGCGCTCGCCGCCGGGGGGCCCCGCGGAGCCGGAGGAGGCCCGGGCGGCGCTGGCCTCACGCGTGCTGCTGGCGCTGGACGAGGTGCTGGCGAGCGTGTCCGAGGACGCGGTCTGCTACGTGCCGCTGGGCATCTCCAGCCACGCGGACCACCTGCTGGTGCGTGACGCCGTGCGGGCGCTGCGCGGCGAGCGGGGCGTCGTCTACTACGAGGACCTGCCGTACTCCGCGCACCACCCGGAGGACGAGATCGTCGACTACGCGTGGGCGCTCGGGCTGTCGCCCCGGTGCGTGGACATGACGGCGCTGTGGCCCGCGAAGCTGCGCGGGCTGTCCTTCTACGCAAGCCAGCTCGAGCCCCGGACGCTGCCCGCGGTGGAGGCGCACGCGCGCAGGCTGGGCGCGGGCCGGGGGCTGTGCGAGCGCGTCTGGACGGTGGCGCCATGAGCGCGCGGGAGCCCCGCTGGCTCGGGACGCAGGAGGGGGACCTGCTGGTGCACCTCTCCTACGAAGCGACGCGCACGCTGGGCGGGATGGGCGTGGTGCTGGAGCACCTGCTGTCCTCCCCCGAGTACCGGCGGGACTTCCCGCGCACGCTGCTGGTGAGCCCCACGGTGCGGCCGTGCGGGCTGGGGAGCTACGCGCCGGAGGAGTCGCTGGCGCGCGACCTGGAGGCGCACGGCGAGGTGTTCTACAGCGGCCTGCGCCCGGACAACCCGGAGCGGTGGACGCGCGTCTTCCGGCCGGTGGAGGAGAAGCACGACGTGTCGTTCGTCTACGGGCGGCGCGACGCCCCGGGCGGCCCGGTGGAGGTGCTGCTCGTGGACCTCACCGACGTGCTCCGGGGCTACCGGGTGCGGATGGGGACGCTGCCCCGGTTCCTCGCGCGGCTGCACACGCTGCTGGGCGTGGACCTCCCGTTCGACTGCCGGGGCGCGCGTCCGGCGGCGTGGCGGGGGTTGTCGCGCGTGTGGCGCCAGCGCTTCGGCACGCGGCTGGGCGCGGCGCCCTGGGTCAACCGCCTGTTCCGCAAGGCGGTGCGGCACGGCCTGATGGACGCGCCCGCGCTGGACCACGACGCGATGCTGGCCATCGTCCTCGCGGAGCCCGTCTTCGACGCGCTGGAGCGGCTGCGCCCGACGAAGGAGGGGGCGGGGACGGTCATCCTGGCGCAGGAGCACCTGTCGCTGCCGCTCGCGTACAAGGCGCTGCTCGACGGGCGCGGCTGGTGCCGCACCGTGTACTACGCGGGCGAGGTGCGCACGCCCCGCGTGCTGGTGGAGTACGGCGAGGCAGGGCAGGGCGCGTCCGACGCGCGCTTCTACAACATCCAGCGCCTGGGGCTGGAACAGGGGCGGACGCTCGACGAGGTGTACCCCGTCGGCACCTGGCCCAACTTTCAAATCCTGCGCAACGGCCACCTGTGCGACCGCGTGGGCGCGGTGAGCGCCTCCGTGGCGGACGAGCTGCGGTTCCTGGACGCGCGCTACGCGCTCCACCCGGTGACGGTGGTGCCGCACGGCCACCGGCCCATCGAGACGGGCTGGGACGCGAAGGAGGCGGCGCGGGCGCGGGTGCTGGCCCATGCGCGCAAGCAGTGGGGGAAGGGCTTCCGGCTGCTGCTCACGCACATCGCGCGGGACGAGGTCTGCAAGGGGCTCTGGCGCGACGTGGACGTGTGCGAGCACCTGGCCACGCTGCTGCCGCCGGAGCGGAAGCCCGCGCTGCTGGTGATGGTGACGGAGTGGAACGAGGCGGAGCCGTCCGACAACCTGCGCGCCCTGAAGGCGCGGGTGGACGCGTTCAACGTGAAGGACACGGGCCTGCACATCGCGCTGGTGAACCAGCCCACGTGGCCCGCGGGCCTGGACTTCACGCGGGACGACCTGCACCGTGCCACGGACGTGTCCCTGGGGCAGTCGCTGTATGAGTCCTACGGACTGGCGCAGCTGGAGGCCCTGGGCTGCGGCGCCATCTGCGTCATCTCCGGCGTGAGCGGCGCCAGGCGGGCCCTGCGCGAGGTGTGCCTGCGGCAGGGCCTGTCGGAGGCCGCGCACCCGAACCTCGTCGTCTCCGACGCGGCGGCGGACGCCCGGGAGGCGGGGCTGGCGCACACGGTGGAGGCCTGGAAGGCGCTGCCCGCGGCCGTGCTGAGGGAGCAGGAGCTGCGCACCGCGGAGCGCGTGGCGGAGGAGGTGGTGCGCCGGCTTCCGCGCGACGCGCACGAGGGCCGCCTGCTGCTGGCGACGGGCTGGGCGCTGTCGGAGCGGCTTGGCTGGGAGCCGCTCATCCGCGAGCAGTTGCTGCCGCTGCTCCGCTTCCCGAAGCAGGAGGCGGAGGCCGTGTCCGACTGGAGCGCGGCCCACGGCTGAAGGCCGTCACGCAATCACTTTCAAACAGGAGTGCGGCACATGGCAGAGAACAACCCGGCCCCGGCGCTCATCGTCGTGGCCCACCCGGAGGACGTCGTCCGCCTGTTCAGCACGGTGGCGCCGGGGGCGGACCTGGCGGTGGTGACGGAGGACGGAGGCGCGGGCCGGGAGCTGGAGGCGGTGGGCCGGGCCCTGGGCGCGCGGAGCACGCACCTGCTGCTGTCGCCCTCGGAGGTGGGGCCGTGGTGCCGCGAGCAGCGCTCCCGGGGCGACGTCCGCGTCTTCACCCACAGCCCGCAGGAGGACGCCCCCCTGCACCGCGAGGTGGCGCTCCGGGTCAGCCGCGTCTTCGACCGGCTGTGGGTGCCCGCCACGGGCGCCAGGCCCACGGCCTGGACGGTGCTGGACGACGCGGCCTTCCAGCGCAAGCTGGGCCTGCTCAACACGCTCTACCGGGAGCGTCCAGACGGGGCCAGCTCGGGCGCCTGCACGGACCCCGTGCGCGACGGGCCCGGCATCGAGGCCTTCACGGAGGCGCGGGCCGCGGACGTGGTGCGCGCCCTGTCCCTCACGAAGCCGGAGATCTTCTCCGAGCTCGCGGACCCCTGGGGCTTCGCCCGCTCCGCCTACGAGGTCGAGCGCTTCGCCCTCACCGCGAAGGTGCTGGGGACGCTGCGCCACGCCGTCCCGCCCCGGCGCGTGGTGGACGTGGGCGCGTGCGAGGGGATGATGACCGAGCACCTGCTGGCGCTCTTCCCCGACGCGAACATCCAGGCCGTGGAGTCCGAGCCCCGCTTCGTCACGCGCCTGCGCGAGCGGCTGGGCGGCCACGCGCGCGTGCGCATCGTGGAGGCCAGCGCGGAGGACGTGGCGCTGGAGGCGGACCTGGTGCTGCTGGCGGAGGTGCTCTACTACCTGTCCGACGACGCCAGCCGCGACCTCCTGGACCGGCTGCGCGCGTCCCACCTGCTCACGTCCTACGGCGGCGGCTTCGGCGACCAGCTGCACGCCGCGCTCGCCGGCCGTGGCTGGCGGTGCGTCCAGTCCGCGACACTTCCAGGCCGCATCGAACCCGTGGACGGCGCCTCCAGCCCACTGCTCGTCCGCCGCGCAGGCACCGGAATCCGGCTCTGGGAACGGTGATAACAAGAATTCAGGGGCTGACGGCCGGGCTCGCCCGCAAGGCGTGCGCTCCTCTCTCCGGGAAGCGCCCGTCGTCCTGGTTTAATTGTTTTACATGGTTAAGGATTGTATAGCCTTGCCTGCTTGAATATGCATTGCCAATGACACGGGAACTCTTCAGCATGACCGTGCATGGCCGCCCCGGTTGTATCGCATGGCCCCGTGGATGCCCCGGCCCGGGCATCCCTTGAAGCGGGTCTGAAACACAGTGCGCTCCCGCGCCGGGCCCTGCCGTGGTTGATGGGCGGGTGGCTCGTGGCGAGCGTGCTGGGGCTTGGGCTCGTGTGGTCCCACGCGAGCGCCGCGGGGCTTGGGGCCACGCCGCCGTCACGGTTGCCGGAGCGGTTCCCCCGGACGCCGGGCACGTGGACGCTGTTCGTCCTGCTCCACCCCCAGTGCCCGTGTTCCCGCGCGACGCTCGCGGAGCTGGCGAAGCTCCTGGACCGCGAAGGCGCGCGGCTCGCCACGCGCGTGTTCGTCTGGGCCCCCCGCCAGGCGCCGCCGGGCTTCGAGCGCTCGGAGCTGTGGACGCGCGCCCTGGCCCTGCCCGGCGCGCAGGTGGTGGCGGACGTGGACGGCGCGGTGGCGCGCGAGCTGGGCGTGAGCACCTCGGGCCAGGTGGTCCTCTATTCGCCGGACGGCGTGGAGCGCTTCAGCGGGGGCATCACCCCCGCGCGGGGCCACGAAGGAGACAGCGCGGGGGCAGGCGCCATTCGCGACCTCCTTCGCGCGGATGCCTCCCGCGTCGCCACCGCGCCTGTTTTCGGCTGTGCCCTCCAGACGCCCTCCGCGGCGTCCTCCGGTGAGAACCCGTGATGAGAATCCAGCTGTCCGAAGCAGCCGTGTCCGCGCGCTCGCAACAGCTGTTCGCCGCGCAGTGTCTGGCATTGGGCCGGCGGACGGACCGGACCTTCGTGGTCCTGATGGCGTTGCAGTGGCTGGGGGGCATCGTGGCGGCGGTGTACCTGTCACCGCGGGCCTGGGAGGGATTGCAGAGCACGGTCCACTCCCACGTGGTCGCCGCGGTGGGGTTGGGGTTCTTGCTGGGCAGCCTGCCGGTGGTGCTCGCGCTCACGCGGCCCGGGCGTGAGTCCACGCGGCATGTCATCGCGGTGGGGCAGGCGTTGATGTCCGCGCTGCTCATCCACCTGATGGGCGGGCGCATCGAGACGCACTTCCACATCTTCGGCTCGCTGGCGCTGCTCTCCATCTACCGGGACTGGAAGGTGCTGCTCACCTTCAGCGGCGTGGTGGCGTTGGACCACTTCCTTCGCGGCATGTTCTGGCCGGAGTCCATCTTCGGCATGCACGCCCAGGAGTCCTGGCGGTGGATGGAGCACACGGCGTGGGTGGTGTTCGAGGACATCTTCCTCATCGCCTCCTGCGTGCAGGGCGAGCGCGACCTGCGGGCGGCGGCGGAGCGCGAGGCGCAGCTGGAGCTGTCCCGGAGCGCGGTGGAGGAGCAGGTCGTCCGGCCGCTGATGGGGTCCACGGACGCGCTGCGCGACT
Above is a window of Corallococcus caeni DNA encoding:
- a CDS encoding serine/threonine-protein kinase; this translates as MKLPKRKGRLFRLPFADAPESRARLWKSMTEHGLFVPEDTPQPIGTEFPLQVAFLGDGPAVSGRVRVMEHGVSGWARGYFVKFVALDAGSLPLPLSPREPPAPSTEGTTAASAPGGAAGGSEHAWREEPTPVGIRPRSTVSGTSALNDYSHVELLHARDPEAWQGGLRPFDAFGPYQLLQRLGAGGMAEVLLARHTMAEGVDKLVALKLVFQEYARHPRLSELFLTEARLSATLQHPNVIQVFDVGSAAGRPFMAMEYVHGRNGADLVQELRRRGRPPPVALAVTLALELGKALEYLHGQRDLDGRPLHLVHRDVSPGNLLVGLHGEVKLVDMGVASASIASGNDLLVVGKRAYMAPEQAAGGRPEPAWDVHGMGLVLYELLTLHRASEVSTGTEGPPVLKPSLFNPQVTPELERLVQWATAPEPSARAPSAKVLRQALERVRSTLPAFDLVQTMRELFGESLDRSQRETEALMGAARGKDRPHAFPSYRRWRFAVEQRIPVAARLAVARHGRALRWGALAVTVLCATGAALTWPRHAGEVEVAGHLSRADRLIAVAKLTGAGEDTALAHLQAARALRPEDPRVRTRLAALADAFERMAAEATQRGDATEAMAHLRAALEAAPERSAPRIRLRFLEEELRKAPSGWRVR
- a CDS encoding PEGA domain-containing protein, with the protein product MPPNARRLLIAALMAGTCACARHPVARDGDALALLRVEAVRPAMPVGRAARVEGAAATGLRLDVMPDGARVFVDGRAMGLARQLGALLPLAPGVHQVSVRLEGHATWRAEVMVGDRPEPIQVTLTASP
- a CDS encoding PIG-L deacetylase family protein codes for the protein MAERARSRGNEGPEHVFFSPHPDDVALGAYASLLGVPRGIVPTLVTVFSQSCWEFVLPVDPSRAMAVTSLRMGEDRRFARAHGADLVHLGFRDTSLRSPPGGPAEPEEARAALASRVLLALDEVLASVSEDAVCYVPLGISSHADHLLVRDAVRALRGERGVVYYEDLPYSAHHPEDEIVDYAWALGLSPRCVDMTALWPAKLRGLSFYASQLEPRTLPAVEAHARRLGAGRGLCERVWTVAP
- a CDS encoding glycosyltransferase — encoded protein: MSAREPRWLGTQEGDLLVHLSYEATRTLGGMGVVLEHLLSSPEYRRDFPRTLLVSPTVRPCGLGSYAPEESLARDLEAHGEVFYSGLRPDNPERWTRVFRPVEEKHDVSFVYGRRDAPGGPVEVLLVDLTDVLRGYRVRMGTLPRFLARLHTLLGVDLPFDCRGARPAAWRGLSRVWRQRFGTRLGAAPWVNRLFRKAVRHGLMDAPALDHDAMLAIVLAEPVFDALERLRPTKEGAGTVILAQEHLSLPLAYKALLDGRGWCRTVYYAGEVRTPRVLVEYGEAGQGASDARFYNIQRLGLEQGRTLDEVYPVGTWPNFQILRNGHLCDRVGAVSASVADELRFLDARYALHPVTVVPHGHRPIETGWDAKEAARARVLAHARKQWGKGFRLLLTHIARDEVCKGLWRDVDVCEHLATLLPPERKPALLVMVTEWNEAEPSDNLRALKARVDAFNVKDTGLHIALVNQPTWPAGLDFTRDDLHRATDVSLGQSLYESYGLAQLEALGCGAICVISGVSGARRALREVCLRQGLSEAAHPNLVVSDAAADAREAGLAHTVEAWKALPAAVLREQELRTAERVAEEVVRRLPRDAHEGRLLLATGWALSERLGWEPLIREQLLPLLRFPKQEAEAVSDWSAAHG
- a CDS encoding methyltransferase domain-containing protein produces the protein MAENNPAPALIVVAHPEDVVRLFSTVAPGADLAVVTEDGGAGRELEAVGRALGARSTHLLLSPSEVGPWCREQRSRGDVRVFTHSPQEDAPLHREVALRVSRVFDRLWVPATGARPTAWTVLDDAAFQRKLGLLNTLYRERPDGASSGACTDPVRDGPGIEAFTEARAADVVRALSLTKPEIFSELADPWGFARSAYEVERFALTAKVLGTLRHAVPPRRVVDVGACEGMMTEHLLALFPDANIQAVESEPRFVTRLRERLGGHARVRIVEASAEDVALEADLVLLAEVLYYLSDDASRDLLDRLRASHLLTSYGGGFGDQLHAALAGRGWRCVQSATLPGRIEPVDGASSPLLVRRAGTGIRLWER
- a CDS encoding RedB protein; translated protein: MGGWLVASVLGLGLVWSHASAAGLGATPPSRLPERFPRTPGTWTLFVLLHPQCPCSRATLAELAKLLDREGARLATRVFVWAPRQAPPGFERSELWTRALALPGAQVVADVDGAVARELGVSTSGQVVLYSPDGVERFSGGITPARGHEGDSAGAGAIRDLLRADASRVATAPVFGCALQTPSAASSGENP